A region from the Paenibacillus humicola genome encodes:
- a CDS encoding HigA family addiction module antitoxin gives MDNKFNDERKIGAYIREKVIPKGMSVKDAANLLGVGRPALSNLLNGHAALSPDMATRIERAFGTSARELTDMQAAYDAKLAQEKGVAATTKTYIPPFMQFKANDIEQWASTIKARTRLAVFLRTLVNSTGLNIRKIDFPGNDDAERPGWDGFLEAEEGTPWVPAGKSGWEFGTNDDPKQKADNDYNKSIGQTTSEERSEITFVFVTPRRWAGKAVWRKERLAEKKWKDVLVFDSSDLEQWLEQSISGQAWLANELSVPSLGVMSLDESWKQWVADTEPTLSKALFEEAVKNAKTTGTVLKKLTKSEPVIICSDSTEEALAFLNCLFSPDDPDLSQFRDRVAVFTQTGALSKLAAKPSDFIAVITRRDVEREFAQYKKDLRSIIIYPRNSTNADADIFLEPLSYESFRTALETMGCNRDEIDKLGRESGRSLTVLRRRLSKLEAIRTPEWASDTKITAILSGFLLAGVWDASNESDKAVLSLLANDIEYDQLENKLADLLLLSDSPVWSIGHMRGLVSKIDALYAINKRLVWRDIKRFLDLAEQILSEDDPSLDLPEEQQWAAGIYGKTREISSALRKGISESLVLLAVYGNSLFRDRLGHDIEIKIGQIIKSLLTPLTTRKLEAQSNDLPVYAEAAPEIFLQILEEDLNSSQPQSLGLMRSVQSGLFGRNPRTGLLWALESIAWSPEYLIRTVRILAELAQPVINDNWVNKPIESLSAIFRFWMPQTTAPLKARIAVLEYLVRKYPNITWSLCFEQFNAHSKVGTYSYKPRWRTGAHGAGDPVGGEERQEFRLKALEMALDWRWHTADTLGDLVSCIEQHLPEEFEDRIWELIETWNHTATDRERAILREKVRTSVFTRRARKNKNKSLEPDSRAHKIYLLLKPSDIVIRHEWLFKKQWVEESYDELEEEVPDYKARSAKIEALRRNALTAIMSERGLEGVLDLASRGECANLIGGLLSTILVEHHEVLKLGADILALGPLADSQVRQSVISGLLHGLVYGDKADLIIRLIKDREMSEILSLLLQAPFTRVIWDIVETLDTAAQGSYWKAVIPNFSRDEELGHLQYAIDHLIGVNRPRAAFIHVQYDLAAIPPKLLFKMITAIATNSDESPGTYQLDRYHIAEGFKLLTESGEIPVDQMAGLEFQFIEVLSGEETGIPNLEKHIEAHPELFVQAVAMAYKRTDGGEDPKELRAPNQQVQEQRAIAAYNLLDKLSAIPGHDKQGELDHEEIENWVRRVRELAEELSRRDICDICLGKLFSNAPIGKDGIWPYEPVREAIEQIATDKFSSGVCTGLYNARGVQWRGEGGDEERQLAEKHDNWAKSLEFSYPRVSEIHRQMGKSYRRDAMREDNEAEVRRRLLD, from the coding sequence GTGGACAACAAATTTAATGATGAGAGGAAAATAGGTGCCTATATCCGAGAAAAAGTCATTCCAAAGGGCATGTCTGTTAAAGATGCAGCTAATTTGCTGGGGGTAGGACGCCCGGCTCTTTCTAACCTTCTTAATGGACATGCCGCACTCTCGCCCGACATGGCTACGCGCATTGAGCGGGCGTTTGGAACTAGCGCACGTGAGTTGACGGATATGCAGGCGGCTTACGATGCTAAGCTTGCTCAAGAGAAAGGAGTGGCGGCTACCACAAAGACCTATATACCTCCTTTCATGCAGTTTAAAGCCAATGATATTGAACAGTGGGCATCTACGATTAAAGCTCGTACCCGTCTCGCCGTTTTCCTGAGAACATTGGTTAATTCTACGGGGCTGAATATCAGGAAGATTGATTTTCCCGGAAATGATGATGCCGAACGCCCGGGTTGGGATGGATTCTTAGAGGCTGAGGAGGGAACACCATGGGTACCTGCTGGTAAGTCTGGGTGGGAGTTCGGTACCAATGATGATCCAAAGCAAAAGGCGGATAATGACTACAACAAGAGTATTGGTCAGACTACATCCGAGGAGCGATCTGAGATCACTTTCGTTTTTGTTACACCAAGGCGATGGGCTGGAAAGGCAGTTTGGCGGAAGGAACGCTTGGCTGAGAAGAAATGGAAGGATGTTCTTGTCTTTGACTCCAGTGATCTCGAACAATGGCTTGAGCAATCGATTTCCGGTCAAGCATGGCTTGCGAATGAACTGTCGGTTCCGTCGCTTGGTGTAATGTCGCTTGATGAGAGTTGGAAGCAATGGGTTGCTGATACTGAACCAACGCTTTCGAAGGCTCTTTTTGAAGAAGCTGTGAAGAACGCTAAAACTACCGGAACCGTATTGAAGAAGTTAACTAAGTCAGAACCCGTAATTATTTGTAGTGATTCAACGGAAGAGGCATTGGCGTTTCTAAACTGTTTATTTTCACCCGATGATCCTGACCTCTCGCAGTTCCGTGATCGAGTAGCGGTATTCACGCAGACAGGAGCATTATCAAAGTTGGCGGCAAAGCCCTCGGATTTCATCGCGGTGATAACGAGGCGAGATGTGGAACGAGAATTTGCACAATATAAGAAAGATCTACGATCCATCATCATCTACCCACGCAATTCGACAAATGCCGATGCTGACATTTTCCTTGAACCTCTCAGTTATGAGTCTTTTCGTACGGCATTGGAGACAATGGGCTGCAATAGAGATGAAATTGATAAGTTAGGTCGCGAATCAGGGCGATCACTAACTGTTTTAAGGCGTCGACTTTCCAAGCTGGAAGCGATTCGGACACCTGAATGGGCGTCGGATACGAAAATCACAGCAATACTCTCGGGTTTCCTTTTGGCCGGGGTGTGGGACGCCAGTAACGAGTCGGACAAAGCTGTTCTTTCGCTTCTTGCGAATGATATTGAGTACGATCAACTAGAAAACAAACTTGCGGATTTATTGCTCTTAAGTGATAGTCCAGTTTGGTCTATTGGTCATATGCGTGGATTAGTTTCGAAGATTGACGCCCTCTATGCGATCAACAAGAGATTGGTTTGGAGAGATATTAAACGCTTTTTGGATTTGGCGGAACAAATTCTCTCCGAGGATGACCCATCATTGGACCTTCCGGAAGAACAGCAGTGGGCTGCTGGCATCTACGGTAAGACGAGAGAAATATCTTCAGCTCTTCGAAAAGGGATTAGTGAATCCCTGGTTCTCCTCGCGGTGTATGGCAATTCTCTGTTCCGAGATCGACTGGGACATGATATTGAGATAAAGATTGGGCAGATCATAAAGTCGCTTTTGACCCCTCTGACAACACGCAAGTTGGAGGCTCAATCAAATGACTTACCGGTGTATGCAGAAGCTGCGCCAGAGATCTTTCTCCAGATACTTGAAGAGGATTTGAATTCTAGCCAGCCACAGTCTCTTGGCCTCATGAGGTCTGTTCAATCAGGACTTTTTGGGCGCAATCCAAGAACCGGGTTACTCTGGGCTTTAGAGAGTATTGCTTGGTCACCTGAGTATCTTATTAGGACGGTCCGTATTCTCGCTGAACTTGCTCAACCGGTAATTAACGATAATTGGGTGAATAAACCGATCGAAAGCCTTAGCGCCATTTTTCGTTTTTGGATGCCGCAAACTACAGCGCCGCTAAAAGCTCGAATTGCAGTACTTGAATACTTAGTTAGGAAATACCCTAATATTACGTGGTCTCTTTGTTTTGAGCAGTTTAACGCGCACTCAAAAGTTGGTACTTACAGTTATAAGCCCCGTTGGCGAACTGGTGCTCACGGTGCCGGTGATCCGGTGGGGGGAGAAGAACGACAGGAATTTCGCTTAAAGGCACTCGAAATGGCATTGGACTGGAGATGGCATACAGCCGATACGCTCGGAGATCTTGTTTCTTGCATTGAGCAGCACCTCCCAGAGGAATTTGAAGATCGCATCTGGGAACTCATTGAGACCTGGAATCACACAGCAACTGATAGAGAGAGGGCCATTCTCCGGGAGAAAGTCCGTACTAGCGTCTTCACACGTCGTGCCAGGAAGAACAAAAATAAATCGCTTGAGCCTGATTCTCGTGCACATAAAATATATCTTCTTTTGAAACCAAGTGATATTGTCATACGGCACGAGTGGTTATTTAAGAAGCAGTGGGTCGAAGAATCCTATGATGAACTGGAAGAGGAGGTACCCGACTATAAGGCACGTTCTGCAAAGATCGAGGCTTTGAGGCGTAACGCTCTTACTGCGATAATGTCTGAACGAGGACTTGAAGGGGTACTCGATCTCGCATCTCGTGGAGAATGTGCAAACCTTATAGGAGGGCTGCTTTCTACCATTCTTGTTGAACATCATGAAGTGCTTAAACTCGGAGCGGATATTCTCGCACTAGGGCCATTGGCAGACTCACAGGTGCGTCAATCTGTAATTTCAGGGTTGTTGCATGGATTGGTGTATGGGGATAAGGCCGATCTGATTATACGATTAATCAAAGATCGGGAGATGTCTGAAATCCTGTCCCTGCTATTACAGGCACCATTCACTAGGGTCATCTGGGACATTGTTGAGACACTGGATACTGCCGCTCAAGGAAGCTACTGGAAAGCAGTTATTCCCAACTTTTCAAGAGACGAGGAACTTGGACACTTACAATATGCCATTGACCATCTCATTGGTGTGAACCGTCCTAGAGCAGCTTTTATACATGTCCAATACGACTTGGCAGCAATTCCTCCGAAGCTTTTGTTTAAAATGATAACAGCCATAGCCACCAATTCCGATGAGTCTCCGGGAACTTACCAACTTGATCGTTATCATATTGCTGAAGGGTTTAAATTACTAACAGAAAGTGGAGAGATTCCTGTTGATCAAATGGCAGGATTGGAGTTCCAATTTATTGAAGTTCTCTCAGGGGAAGAGACTGGGATTCCTAATCTCGAAAAGCACATTGAGGCGCATCCCGAACTTTTTGTTCAAGCTGTGGCGATGGCGTACAAGCGAACTGATGGTGGAGAGGACCCGAAAGAATTACGTGCACCAAACCAGCAGGTTCAGGAGCAGCGTGCTATAGCAGCATATAACCTTCTGGATAAACTTTCAGCAATCCCAGGCCATGATAAGCAAGGCGAACTGGACCACGAAGAAATAGAAAATTGGGTTCGAAGAGTTCGTGAACTGGCAGAAGAACTATCTCGCAGAGATATATGCGATATTTGTCTCGGTAAGCTATTCTCTAATGCTCCAATCGGTAAGGATGGCATCTGGCCATATGAGCCTGTTCGTGAGGCAATTGAGCAGATCGCGACGGATAAATTTTCAAGCGGTGTATGTACGGGTCTTTACAATGCCCGTGGTGTACAATGGCGTGGTGAAGGCGGGGATGAAGAGAGACAATTAGCTGAAAAGCACGACAACTGGGCTAAATCATTGGAATTCAGCTACCCTCGAGTCTCTGAGATTCATAGACAGATGGGTAAATCTTATCGGCGTGATGCGATGCGGGAGGATAATGAGGCTGAGGTGAGGAGACGTTTGCTGGATTAG
- the rlmH gene encoding 23S rRNA (pseudouridine(1915)-N(3))-methyltransferase RlmH, protein MQIQIAAVGKLKEKYLAQGIAEYAKRLGPYVKLTLTEVPDEKAPETMSAAEEASVREREGERLLAQLKPEAHVIALALDGELWSSEDLAAALDRLATYGHSHVAFVIGGSTGLAPAVLSRAQQKLSFGRMTLPHQLMRLVLIEQVYRAVKINRGEPYHK, encoded by the coding sequence ATGCAGATCCAGATTGCGGCGGTCGGCAAGCTGAAGGAAAAATATTTGGCGCAGGGCATCGCGGAATACGCGAAGCGGCTCGGGCCGTACGTGAAGCTCACGCTCACGGAGGTGCCGGACGAGAAAGCGCCGGAGACGATGAGCGCGGCGGAGGAAGCCTCCGTCCGCGAGCGCGAGGGCGAGCGGCTGCTCGCGCAATTGAAGCCGGAAGCGCATGTGATCGCGCTTGCGCTGGACGGGGAGCTGTGGTCGTCCGAGGACCTGGCGGCCGCGCTCGATCGATTAGCCACGTATGGGCACAGCCACGTGGCTTTTGTCATTGGCGGGAGCACGGGCCTCGCTCCCGCCGTGCTGTCCCGCGCCCAGCAGAAGCTAAGCTTCGGGCGCATGACCTTGCCGCACCAGCTGATGCGGCTGGTGCTGATCGAGCAGGTGTACCGGGCGGTGAAGATTAATCGGGGGGAACCGTATCACAAGTAG
- a CDS encoding CxxH/CxxC protein — protein sequence MYCVCKKHVELAIDKFVDEYEDAPDLVDLTSTTFTAWEAPATCDLCGEAAAVLVV from the coding sequence ATGTATTGCGTATGTAAGAAGCATGTGGAGCTGGCGATCGATAAGTTTGTCGACGAATACGAGGATGCGCCGGATCTGGTAGATTTGACGTCGACGACGTTCACGGCGTGGGAAGCGCCCGCGACGTGCGACCTATGCGGCGAGGCCGCAGCGGTTTTGGTGGTGTAG